In a single window of the Macrobrachium rosenbergii isolate ZJJX-2024 chromosome 35, ASM4041242v1, whole genome shotgun sequence genome:
- the Es2 gene encoding splicing factor ESS-2 homolog, with protein sequence MSQIDSCPSTPGSMALEVLENDNSVFKKPMLPPPRKRKKVLDEDTYVKEVERIIERDFFPDLEDLKEKVEFLEAKEANDINKLREFYSKYSSGKDSAFRNVEDSPATFETPVANSGDATPLIGSARSLPKSSCNAKESATDKDGASDSSKISLDEFLDSHTSEDNESFEQLMEKNEAKFRLKHAWMFEAEEKHNEDHTPNLSLPTVEQREEASRLAITGTSLQNDSRPKQVENWKFKTFNSVMFVPDGVPISRTKSIEAAKQKKREVNLSNTRYENNPFTETLSQAAMMEASAVQASKREGKVGVDGKELGKDTPKFNGYSFVTAPSPVPGVDASPLMTWGEVDGTPIQLDGNQTPLLKRHTPGPSYRIPKVPNRDRLGHMLAEQVSLRHRNKKSKAVSAARSSLGTPSNKPASTRRPRGSPPCLRPRRDSSAPTSGSGTERTKPCGSPTRPRR encoded by the exons ATGAGCCAGATAGATTCGTGTCCGTCTACGCCGGGGAGCATGGCCCTGGAGGTCTTGGAGAACGACAACAGCGTCTTCAAGAAGCCGATGTTGCCGCCcccgaggaagaggaaaaaagtacTGGACGAGGACACTTACGTGAAG GAAGTAGAGAGAATTATCGAAAGGGACTTCTTCCCCGACCTCGAAGATCTGAAAGAAAAAGTCGAGTTCTTGGAGGCTAAAGAAGCTAACGACATCAACAAGCTAAGAGAATTTTACTCCAAATACTCCAGCGGGAAAGACTCTGCATTCCGAAACGTAGAAGACAGTCCGGCGACCTTCGAAACGCCGGTAGCAAACAGTGGGGACGCAACTCCGTTGATAGGCAGTGCTCGAAGCCTGCCCAAGTCTTCTTGCAATGCAAAGGAGAGTGCGACAGATAAAGACGGCGCTTCCGACAGCTCCAAGATATCGCTGGACGAATTTCTTGACTCCCACACGAGTGAGGATAACGAGAGCTTCGAACAGTTGATGGAGAAAAACGAAGCAAAATTTAGGTTGAAG CACGCCTGGATGTTCGAAGCAGAAGAGAAGCACAATGAGGACCACACGCCGAACTTGAGTCTTCCAACGGTCGAGCAGCGGGAGGAAGCCTCGCGACTGGCCATCACGGGAACCTCGCTCCAGAACGACTCCAGGCCCAAGCAAGTGGAAAACTGGAAATTCAAAACATTCAACTCAGTCATGTTTGTACCTGATG GAGTGCCGATTTCCCGCACGAAGAGCATAGAGGCCGCGAAACAGAAGAAGCGAGAGGTGAATTTATCCAACACGCGGTACGAAAACAACCCGTTCACCGAGACGTTAAGCCAAGCGGCCATGATGGAAGCGTCGGCCGTTCAGGCCAGCAAGAGGGAGGGAAAAGTTGGCGTAGATG GGAAGGAGCTCGGGAAAGACACTCCGAAGTTTAACGGGTACAGTTTCGTAACTGCCCCGTCTCCGGTGCCTGGGGTCGACGCTTCTCCCCTGATGACGTGGGGTGAAGTCGACGGAACTCCAATACAGCTGGATGGGAATCAGACGCCTCTCTTGAAGCGACACACGCCGGGACCTTCGTACAGAATACCAAAAGTGCCTAACAG GGACCGACTAGGACACATGCTAGCCGAACAGGTCAGCCTGAGGCATCGCAACAAGAAGTCCAAGGCCGTGTCTGCGGCCCGATCGAGCTTGGGCACGCCGTCGAACAAGCCGGCCAGCACTCGACGTCCGAGAGGGTCACCTCCATGTCTCCGGCCGCGCAGAGACTCCTCAGCTCCAACCTCGGGGTCAGGCACAGAACGGACAAAGCCTTGCGGCAGTCCTACACGCCCTCGCCGCTGA